From Melanotaenia boesemani isolate fMelBoe1 chromosome 12, fMelBoe1.pri, whole genome shotgun sequence, a single genomic window includes:
- the LOC121649916 gene encoding putative methyltransferase DDB_G0268948: MSRFCGVLPVLKPFVCVCYLLAEGNFLCEAMICRLFEGKEHAASYWKYRVAPSDHLIQQVLDFLEKHQGGPFELAVDVGCGSGQGTQLLAKHFASVVGTDASPAQIQVALQHVKEPNITYRQCVAEELPFADSSVDLVTAMSAFHWFDRLHFLQEAHRVLKPCGCLALLNYTVDMELSYGDCCSHQLNQVCKEVLAEYLPERRSNELS; the protein is encoded by the exons ATGTCACGTTTCTGTGGAGTCCTCCCCGTCCTCAAGccctttgtatgtgtgtgttatctaCTAGCAGAAGGGAATTTTCTGTGTGAAG cCATGATTTGCCGCCTGTTCGAAGGCAAAGAGCACGCTGCTTCCTACTGGAAGTACAGAGTCGCTCCATCAGATCATCTCATACAACAAGTGCTGGACTTCCTGGAAAAGCAT CAAGGTGGGCCGTTTGAGCTCGCGGTGGATGTGGGTTGTGGCTCCGGGCAGGGTACGCAGCTCCTGGCCAAACACTTTGCTTCTGTGGTGGGAACAGATGCGAGTCCTGCTCAGATACAAGTGGCTTTGCAGCATGTTAAAGAGCCAAACATAACATATAG GCAGTGTGTGGCCGAAGAGCTGCCGTTTGCTGACAGCTCAGTGGACCTGGTGACGGCCATGTCTGCCTTCCACTGGTTTGACAGGCTGCACTTTCTCCAGGAGGCTCACAGGGTCCTGAAGCCTTGCGGCTGCTTGGCTTTGCTCAACTACACAGTGGACATGGAGCTCAGCTACGGTGACTGCTGCTCACACCAGCTAAACCAAGTCTGCAAAGAGGTGCTTGCTGAATATTTACCCGAGAGACGCAGTAATGAGCTCAGTTAA